From the genome of Sulfurovum sp. NBC37-1, one region includes:
- a CDS encoding L,D-transpeptidase family protein, which translates to MKKILLGLLLFAATLQAKLPETEQLIVVTTKNWSTPNGMLQRYEKKGSVWQKVGKSVHVKIGRNGIGWGRGLHRIPKDAKIIKKEGDGKAPAGIFELKQAFGYQPFDVRYPYVVYKETDHCVDDVHSKYYNKIVDSTKIKVDYKSKEHMKFPKDYYKYGIVVNHNHIDEKGAIPGAGSCIFLHIKKVPTAGCTVMNEREMKSLIKWLDAEKNPLLIQGTKNVVQRLGKNFKLFL; encoded by the coding sequence ATGAAAAAGATTTTACTTGGCTTACTGCTTTTTGCTGCAACACTACAGGCAAAGCTGCCCGAAACGGAACAGCTGATCGTCGTGACGACAAAGAACTGGTCCACACCCAATGGTATGCTGCAGCGTTATGAGAAAAAAGGGTCCGTGTGGCAGAAGGTAGGCAAGTCTGTCCATGTGAAGATCGGACGCAACGGCATAGGATGGGGCAGGGGACTGCACCGCATTCCCAAGGATGCTAAGATCATCAAGAAAGAGGGGGACGGCAAGGCACCGGCAGGCATCTTCGAACTCAAACAGGCCTTTGGGTACCAGCCTTTTGATGTCAGGTATCCCTACGTCGTTTACAAAGAGACGGACCATTGCGTAGACGATGTACATTCTAAGTATTACAACAAGATCGTTGACAGTACGAAGATAAAGGTTGATTACAAAAGTAAGGAACATATGAAGTTCCCCAAGGATTACTACAAGTATGGTATTGTGGTCAATCACAACCACATTGACGAAAAGGGAGCAATCCCCGGTGCGGGATCGTGCATATTCCTGCATATCAAAAAGGTGCCGACTGCGGGATGTACGGTCATGAATGAGAGGGAGATGAAAAGTCTCATCAAGTGGCTGGATGCAGAGAAGAATCCGCTTCTGATCCAGGGAACGAAAAATGTCGTACAGAGGCTGGGGAAGAATTTCAAACTCTTTCTATAG
- a CDS encoding inorganic phosphate transporter, giving the protein MEIQTVKKMEKEAIKSSGFDFIRLGAALFFMVAVLSYSFMSTGGIPNNVFLAIAALFGAYMAMNIGANDVANNVGPAVGSRALTMGGAIVIAAIFEAAGALIAGGDVVKTIKKGIIDIAAFGTNADSFIWAMMSALLAAALWLNFATMAKAPVSTTHSIVGGVMGAGIAAAGFSIVSWGTMGKIAASWIISPVLGGIIAASFLFAIKKTMVFKEDKVEAAVKWVPVFVAVMSWAFITYLTLKGLKKVWPSIVDILIFLPDTKKPTFIVAAIFGLVVGIIVYFIVKTVVAKKAHNIENSRIGINMLFTLPLIFAAALLSFAHGANDVANAIGPLAAISDAVMTGGISAKAGIPLWVMAVGALGIAIGLALYGPKLIRTVGSEITELDQIRAFSVAMAASITVIIASQLGLPVSSTHIAVGGIFGVGFLREYLDTTKIQDEIIHDKERIVDEKKQLKALHAELKTLEVKEEKGKTEYERIVDLYKMIDEEESRLKKAKKMLKSAQKVKYVKREAVKKIIAAWVITVPAAAVLSAAIYFMIRGMVL; this is encoded by the coding sequence ATGGAAATACAGACAGTAAAAAAAATGGAAAAAGAGGCTATAAAAAGTAGTGGTTTTGATTTTATAAGGCTTGGGGCCGCACTCTTTTTTATGGTAGCGGTTTTAAGCTATAGCTTTATGAGTACGGGTGGAATACCAAACAATGTTTTCTTGGCGATTGCAGCGCTCTTTGGTGCCTATATGGCTATGAATATCGGTGCCAATGATGTAGCAAACAATGTAGGGCCGGCTGTTGGTTCAAGAGCACTTACCATGGGTGGGGCTATCGTCATTGCAGCCATATTCGAGGCAGCAGGAGCATTGATAGCAGGTGGTGATGTTGTAAAGACCATCAAAAAAGGGATTATTGATATTGCTGCTTTTGGTACTAATGCAGATTCATTTATCTGGGCTATGATGTCGGCACTTTTGGCTGCTGCGTTGTGGCTGAATTTTGCAACGATGGCAAAAGCACCGGTATCAACCACGCACTCTATTGTCGGTGGCGTCATGGGTGCCGGTATTGCCGCAGCGGGGTTCAGCATTGTTTCCTGGGGGACTATGGGAAAGATCGCAGCTTCATGGATCATTTCCCCTGTACTTGGCGGGATTATTGCAGCTTCTTTCCTTTTTGCCATAAAGAAAACAATGGTTTTCAAGGAGGACAAAGTGGAAGCAGCCGTTAAATGGGTTCCCGTTTTTGTTGCTGTTATGTCTTGGGCTTTTATTACCTACCTTACGTTAAAAGGCCTTAAAAAAGTTTGGCCAAGTATCGTGGATATACTGATTTTTTTACCTGATACGAAAAAACCTACTTTTATTGTTGCCGCTATCTTTGGACTTGTTGTAGGAATCATTGTTTATTTTATAGTAAAAACAGTTGTTGCAAAAAAAGCGCACAATATTGAAAACAGTCGTATAGGTATCAATATGCTCTTTACGCTACCCCTTATCTTTGCAGCGGCACTCTTAAGCTTTGCACACGGTGCAAACGATGTGGCAAATGCCATCGGACCTTTGGCGGCCATCAGTGATGCTGTAATGACCGGTGGTATTTCAGCAAAAGCAGGCATACCCTTATGGGTCATGGCAGTGGGCGCACTGGGGATTGCCATCGGTCTTGCACTCTACGGGCCAAAGCTTATCAGAACAGTGGGTTCCGAGATTACAGAACTCGATCAGATAAGAGCATTCTCTGTAGCTATGGCAGCTTCCATTACGGTCATTATCGCGTCCCAGTTGGGACTTCCTGTCAGTTCTACCCATATTGCCGTAGGTGGTATCTTCGGTGTTGGATTTTTAAGAGAATATCTTGATACAACCAAAATTCAAGATGAGATTATCCATGATAAAGAACGTATCGTTGATGAGAAAAAACAGCTTAAAGCACTGCATGCCGAACTAAAAACTCTTGAAGTAAAAGAGGAAAAGGGAAAAACGGAGTATGAAAGGATTGTTGATCTTTATAAGATGATTGATGAAGAAGAATCGCGCCTGAAAAAAGCTAAAAAGATGTTAAAAAGTGCCCAAAAAGTTAAATACGTCAAAAGGGAAGCGGTGAAGAAGATTATCGCTGCCTGGGTTATTACCGTTCCTGCCGCCGCTGTACTGTCTGCCGCGATCTACTTTATGATCAGAGGAATGGTTCTTTAA
- a CDS encoding Na/Pi cotransporter family protein gives MLKRIFLPTILIILGYGFWISPNFKEISAGVAIFLFGMIALEEGFKAFSGGTLEKVLKKSTDKLSKSIGFGFVATAMMQSSSLVSVLTISFLGAGLIGLFQGVGIIYGANIGTTTGAWLMAGFGLKIHIAQYAMPMLVFGIILIFQKAKSLKGFGYILAGLGFLFLGIHYMKEGFEAFKDTIDLAAFAVPGFKGIIIFIGIGVLATVIMQSSHATIVLILAALAANQITYENAIALVIGANIGTTITAILGSLSSNIDGKRLAGAHLIFNVVTAVIAVAIMHQMMSTVDFISDHLGIASDNHTLRLAVFDSLFKIMGVVIFIPFTQRLVDFLQTAIKSNKKKEGEFEGAKYLNDSVLELPATAMLSLIKETKHLYENAFEIIAHGLNLKRSNIVSTRPLEEIVMDPYSKKIIDIDDFYRHRIKGLYGEIIDFSAKAQSYMSTEDIQKLYKLKLANRDIVEAVKDTHHLQKNLIKYSTSENEHIKEKYNNIRVGLAELLRNIDKLSKMMEEDEILLLLSKVKVHMERYDILANGTLDNLIRNNLITNEMATSLMNDSAYAYKISQNFIAMAEILFIDFSSDIKDLAEEFMVNDEDVDLILKEERA, from the coding sequence ATGTTAAAACGAATTTTTTTACCAACCATACTCATCATACTGGGATATGGCTTTTGGATCAGTCCCAATTTTAAAGAAATATCAGCTGGAGTAGCAATATTTCTATTTGGTATGATTGCCCTTGAAGAAGGCTTTAAAGCTTTTTCAGGAGGTACCCTTGAGAAAGTCCTCAAAAAATCTACAGATAAACTATCTAAGAGCATAGGATTTGGTTTTGTAGCGACTGCCATGATGCAGTCGAGCTCCCTTGTGTCCGTACTGACTATTTCATTTCTTGGTGCAGGTCTGATTGGCCTCTTTCAGGGAGTAGGGATCATTTATGGTGCCAATATCGGTACCACAACCGGAGCATGGCTTATGGCGGGATTTGGATTAAAAATCCATATTGCACAATATGCAATGCCTATGCTGGTATTTGGTATTATCCTGATATTTCAAAAGGCCAAGTCTCTCAAAGGATTTGGGTATATACTGGCCGGACTGGGCTTTCTGTTCCTTGGGATTCATTACATGAAAGAAGGCTTTGAGGCGTTCAAAGATACTATTGACCTTGCCGCATTTGCCGTGCCGGGATTCAAAGGCATAATAATCTTTATCGGTATCGGGGTGCTGGCAACAGTTATTATGCAATCTTCGCATGCCACTATTGTATTGATCCTGGCAGCTTTGGCAGCAAACCAGATAACATATGAAAATGCCATTGCCCTGGTTATCGGTGCCAACATCGGTACGACCATCACGGCGATTCTCGGTTCATTAAGTTCAAATATTGATGGAAAAAGATTGGCAGGTGCCCACCTGATATTCAACGTAGTGACAGCGGTGATCGCTGTAGCAATCATGCATCAGATGATGTCCACCGTGGATTTTATCAGCGATCATCTCGGTATCGCAAGTGATAACCATACATTAAGACTGGCTGTATTCGACAGTTTGTTCAAGATCATGGGTGTGGTGATATTTATACCTTTTACGCAGCGGCTTGTTGACTTTCTTCAAACTGCTATTAAAAGCAATAAGAAAAAAGAAGGTGAGTTTGAAGGCGCGAAGTATTTGAATGACTCGGTTTTGGAGCTCCCGGCAACGGCGATGCTCTCCTTGATAAAGGAGACAAAGCATTTGTACGAGAATGCTTTTGAAATCATAGCCCACGGTTTGAATTTAAAGCGAAGCAATATTGTATCCACCAGGCCGCTGGAAGAAATTGTAATGGATCCTTACAGTAAAAAAATAATTGATATAGATGATTTCTACCGCCACAGGATCAAAGGGCTTTATGGTGAGATCATAGATTTTTCCGCCAAAGCCCAATCCTATATGAGTACAGAAGATATTCAGAAATTATATAAATTAAAGCTTGCCAACAGGGATATTGTCGAAGCAGTGAAAGATACACATCATCTGCAAAAGAATTTAATAAAATATTCCACCAGCGAGAATGAGCATATCAAAGAAAAATATAATAATATCAGAGTAGGTTTGGCTGAATTGTTGAGAAACATTGACAAATTATCTAAAATGATGGAGGAAGATGAAATCCTTCTCCTTTTGTCAAAAGTCAAAGTGCATATGGAAAGATACGATATTCTGGCAAACGGTACTCTTGACAATCTGATACGAAATAACCTGATCACCAATGAAATGGCAACTTCATTGATGAACGATAGTGCCTATGCCTACAAGATCAGCCAAAACTTCATTGCCATGGCAGAGATCTTATTTATAGATTTTTCCAGTGACATAAAAGACCTTGCGGAAGAGTTTATGGTCAATGATGAAGATGTTGATTTAATTTTAAAAGAGGAGAGAGCATAA
- a CDS encoding oleate hydratase has product MNNYQRINTRKPEGIENKRAFLIGSGIASLAAAEYLMRDGHMQGNQITIFEEGSLAGGAMDGAGNPEDGFIARGGREMEAHYECLWDLLSQVPSIEEEERTVLDEFRELNEIDPNFSKVRVIYNRGEKHRRTDLGLHEKNTHKLTRLLLTKEEDLGAATVEEYFDKSFFETDMWLYWRSMFAFETWHSVVEMKRYMHRFIHLMPGMSTMRGLVFTKYNQYDSLILPLKRLLESKGVSFVFNTTVTDLDIDINEDQKTVTAIHLNKNGSEETIKTSADDLVFFTNGSMTENSSLGDTDHAPVLDRSEGAVWGLWKKVAAKDEAFGKPEVFCSDIDKTKWESFTITAKGTKIRKLLEDFAERKFLPHRTATGGIITVKDSSWLLSVTVNRQPQFKNQPADTTVAWAYALFPDKKGDFIDKKMSECTGRELLQELLYHLGIDANEMQAYLDECIVIPAMMPYITSQFMPRVKGDRPKVIPEGSVNLAFLGQFCEIEGDCVFTVEYSVRSAIMAVYHFLNLEKPVPEIYPSQYDIRALAAAVKTMKPDDEGIVQRLIESVIKKKLANTTFEGLL; this is encoded by the coding sequence ATGAACAATTATCAACGGATCAACACACGCAAACCAGAAGGAATCGAGAACAAAAGAGCCTTCCTCATAGGCTCGGGGATAGCCTCATTGGCCGCAGCGGAGTACCTGATGCGTGATGGGCATATGCAGGGAAATCAGATCACCATTTTCGAAGAAGGCAGCTTGGCCGGTGGTGCCATGGACGGTGCCGGTAATCCCGAGGATGGCTTCATCGCGCGTGGCGGAAGGGAGATGGAAGCGCATTACGAATGTCTGTGGGACCTCCTTTCACAGGTACCTTCCATCGAAGAAGAGGAACGTACCGTTCTGGATGAGTTCAGAGAACTCAATGAGATCGACCCGAACTTTTCCAAGGTAAGGGTCATTTACAACCGGGGTGAAAAACATCGCAGAACCGATCTGGGGCTCCATGAAAAAAATACGCATAAACTGACCAGGCTGCTGCTTACAAAAGAAGAAGATCTTGGTGCCGCAACTGTTGAAGAGTATTTCGACAAATCGTTTTTTGAGACAGATATGTGGCTCTACTGGAGAAGCATGTTCGCATTTGAGACCTGGCACAGTGTCGTGGAAATGAAACGATATATGCATCGTTTTATCCATCTGATGCCAGGTATGAGTACGATGAGAGGTCTTGTTTTCACCAAATACAACCAGTACGACTCCCTGATACTTCCGCTGAAAAGACTGCTGGAATCAAAAGGAGTCAGTTTTGTCTTCAACACCACGGTGACCGATCTGGATATCGACATCAATGAAGATCAAAAAACGGTGACGGCCATACATCTGAACAAAAACGGCAGTGAGGAAACGATAAAGACATCCGCTGACGACCTCGTCTTCTTCACCAACGGCTCCATGACCGAGAACTCATCGCTTGGCGATACGGACCATGCACCGGTCCTGGACAGAAGTGAAGGGGCAGTATGGGGTCTGTGGAAGAAGGTGGCGGCAAAAGATGAGGCTTTTGGCAAACCAGAAGTCTTCTGCAGCGACATCGACAAAACGAAGTGGGAATCTTTCACCATCACGGCAAAGGGAACGAAAATACGCAAACTCCTGGAAGATTTTGCCGAACGAAAGTTCCTTCCCCACCGCACCGCGACAGGCGGCATCATCACCGTCAAAGATTCCAGCTGGCTGCTCAGCGTCACGGTCAACAGACAGCCACAGTTCAAGAACCAGCCTGCCGACACCACCGTGGCATGGGCCTATGCCCTCTTCCCCGACAAGAAAGGCGATTTCATTGACAAAAAGATGAGCGAATGTACCGGCAGGGAACTGCTGCAGGAACTGCTGTATCATCTCGGCATCGATGCGAACGAGATGCAGGCCTATCTCGATGAGTGTATTGTCATCCCTGCAATGATGCCCTATATTACAAGCCAGTTCATGCCAAGAGTTAAAGGCGACAGGCCAAAAGTCATCCCGGAAGGCAGCGTGAACCTTGCATTTTTGGGCCAGTTCTGTGAAATAGAGGGCGACTGTGTCTTCACCGTAGAGTATTCTGTCCGTTCCGCCATCATGGCTGTATACCATTTTCTAAATCTGGAGAAGCCGGTCCCGGAGATCTACCCGAGCCAATACGATATACGCGCTCTGGCTGCTGCGGTCAAAACGATGAAACCCGATGATGAGGGTATTGTTCAGAGACTGATCGAGAGTGTCATCAAAAAGAAACTGGCCAATACCACCTTTGAGGGCTTGCTGTAA
- a CDS encoding STM4504/CBY_0614 family protein → MGIFDLFSKRQKKLRGEIPDVYQYEDINNNFRVQVVHIIKDTFGKDTYGHNYVSNAFDEIHRILCKEYGVFSLKEDENYTFNEIYNFFLSTHEYEKALDIIELSFKFINKVVRQDSYQYYTQDHRLSPDEAIEELNQRFKEHGIGYQFESNELIRIDSQMIHSEVVKPVLKLLHNPIYSGANEEFLKAHEHYRNNRNQECLNECLKSFESTLKAICDKNNWSYNQNDTSKRLIKICFDNNLIPTYLQTQFSSLQQLFESGVPTIRNRNSGHGQGVQQIQVTNEITSYMLHLTASNILFLIQQEKLLHT, encoded by the coding sequence ATGGGTATATTTGACTTGTTTTCTAAAAGACAAAAAAAACTTAGAGGGGAAATTCCGGATGTATATCAATATGAAGATATAAATAATAATTTTAGAGTTCAGGTTGTACATATTATTAAAGATACATTTGGCAAAGACACTTATGGTCATAATTATGTTTCAAATGCATTTGATGAAATTCATAGAATTCTTTGCAAAGAATATGGAGTGTTTTCATTAAAAGAAGACGAGAATTATACATTTAATGAAATTTATAATTTCTTTTTATCCACACATGAATATGAAAAAGCATTGGATATAATAGAATTAAGTTTCAAATTTATAAACAAAGTTGTAAGACAAGACAGTTATCAATATTATACTCAAGATCATAGACTTAGTCCAGATGAAGCTATTGAAGAACTAAATCAAAGATTTAAAGAACATGGTATAGGCTATCAATTTGAATCAAATGAGTTAATTAGAATAGATTCACAAATGATTCACTCAGAAGTTGTAAAACCTGTTTTAAAACTTTTGCATAACCCAATATATTCAGGGGCTAATGAAGAGTTTTTAAAAGCTCATGAACATTATAGAAACAATAGAAATCAAGAATGTTTAAATGAATGTCTAAAATCATTCGAGAGTACTTTAAAAGCAATTTGTGATAAAAATAATTGGTCATATAACCAAAATGATACATCTAAGAGATTGATAAAGATATGCTTTGATAATAATCTTATTCCAACTTATTTACAAACACAATTTTCATCACTTCAACAATTATTTGAAAGTGGTGTTCCAACAATAAGAAATAGAAACTCTGGACATGGTCAAGGGGTTCAACAAATTCAAGTAACAAATGAAATAACTAGTTATATGTTACATTTAACAGCTAGTAATATATTATTTTTGATACAACAAGAAAAGTTGCTACACACATAA